The genomic interval acattTTGAATAGCGAAACACGAGCTAATTACtcattaacataaataatcTTACCAATGTCTCTAGGGGCTTGATTGTTTCCAACAGTTTTCTTAGCTGGGCATTTAAGTGTAAATCTTAAGAatagagggaaaaaaaaaaaaacttatccacctttttttttaaaaaaaaatattatcaatcaAAATGCTTGAGAGAGTTTGAccgaattaattataatgttaaaaacaattttaaagaGGCTTGCTCTTGTGAGACGTATTAATACTTGAGAAAGAAACTTTACTCTCttaataatagtattaaagacaaaaggaGGGGGCAGAACTTTCTTtggaaacaaatcaaattaaaattacacgTAGAAAATTAAACTGGAGAAATTAGCTCAGTACACTAATAACATATAAACAACAGTAACGTTGAAGACAAGTCTTCATACAACATCCAATTAATTAACTACAAATTCCTTTTTCCACAATCATTTCTTTCTCTACCGGTCTCCCTCATTGATTCactcttaatttaatttgatttttcaattattaaattaatttgccaTCTTCTATTTTAAATAGCTCAGCCGCCCAGAATAGCCACCCAtattgctctctctctctctctctctctctctctctcactcactctctctctctctctcaaaataGCCAACACCACAACACACACAACAACTATCCATCGAAGAAGcgaatctctctctctctgcccTCAAAAACAATACAGTAACCATCATATATCATCCTTTGAGCAACAAAACCAAAAGCCtctcaaatgaaaaattctatctcttattattattattaactctcttttttctctttcaaaataCAGCTTCCACATAACcctaacagaaaaaaaaaagagaaaaagatataTAAGTGAGGAGATGACTCTTGAAGAATCATTAAGATCTCTCTCACTTGATTATCTAAACTTGCTGATCAATGGCCAAGCTTTCTCTGATGTGACTTTCAGTGTAGAGGGTCGCTTAGTACACGCACACAGGTGCATCTTGGCGGCTAGAAGTCTCTTCTTCAGGAAATTCTTTTGTGGACCCGACCCACCATCCGGACTTGACCCGGCTACTGCTTCCCGTATCAACCAAGGACCCCCCTCGCCGGCGTCCAGACCCACCGGTGTTATTCCGGTGAACTCAGTTGGTTATGAAGTGTTCTTGTTGCTTTTGCAGTTTCTTTATAGTGGTCAGGTTTCTATTGTGCCTCAAAAGCATGAACCGAGGCCTAATTGTGGTGAACGAGGTTGTTGGCACACTCATTGCACGTCAGCCGTTGATCTTGCTCTTGACACTCTTGCTGCCGCTAGATACTTTGGTGTCGAACAGCTTGCATTGCTTACTCaggttttattaatttttcatccaGTACTTTCTCTGTCTTATGTTctgttggttaattttttgttctgGTTTCTCAGAAATGGGTTTAGACTTTTATTTCTAGTTCTTGTTTATGTACTCCTTGAACTATTTCTCTttatagtttttctttttcattaagagtttttattaatcttatttttcttttatatatatatatatatatatatatgtcaaacaatatcaataaaaatacatatatatagctTTAATTAAGCTTATCTTGATTTCATGtactataaaaattttcaagtttctGAATTGGGTATTGCTTATCTAAATGTTGCAAGCCCAAGACCACCTATATTTAGATCTTGATCTACAGTCATGTCTTCCACAGTAAGCACACCAAATCTTTCCCAAAAATTTACTATCCTCATTTGGTGTTTTGTAAGATTGGAAAGCACCCAttacaaacataaaaatgCAAGAAACATACACATTCTGCAATACcttccatttttttctctaatattgttgtttgtttttgggTGAATTTCAACAGAAGCAATTGGCCAACATGGTAGAGAAAGCCTCAATTGAAGATGTAATGAAAGTGCTTATAGCTTCAAGAAAACAAGACATGCACCAACTTTGGACTACTTGTTCTCACCTTGTGGCCAAATCAGGTCTGCCACCAGAAGTGCTTGCAAAACACTTACCAATCGAAGTGGTGGCCAAGATCGAAGATCTCAGGCACAAATCATCACTTGCTCGCCGGTCCCTAATTTCCCATCACcaccatcaccaccaccacgATCTCTCCGCTGCCGCGGCTGCTGATCTTGAGGACCAAAAGATACGTCGAATGAGAAGGGCTTTAGACTCTTCCGATGTAGAACTCGTCAAGCTCATGGTAATGGGAGAAGGCCTAAATCTTGACGAAGCATTAGCACTTCATTACGCGGTCGAAAATTGCAGCAGAGAAGTGGTTAAGGCCTTGCTTGAGCTCGGAGCAGCCGACGTAAACTACCCGGCCGGGCCGGCGGGGAAAACACCACTTCACATAGCAGCAGAGATGGTGTCTCCGGATATGGTGGCAGTGCTTCTTGATCATCATGCTGACCCTAACGTAAGAACCGTTGATGGTGTGACTCCATTGGACATTCTAAGAACCCTAACTTCAGATTTCTTATTCAAAGGAGCTGTCCCGGGATTGACCCACATTGAACCAAATAAACTACGACTCTGTCTAGAGCTTGTTCAGTCAGCGGCTTTGGTTCTTTCCCGCGAAGAAGGTATTTTAAACGAGCCTTCTTCTTCTACTGCTACTGTTATATACCCACCGCCGATGAGCTGCTGCAGCGAAGAAGTacataataatagtagtagcGGCAGTGCTACTATTAATAACAACAGCCTTAATTTAGATTCTTCAAGATTGGTTTATCTCAATCTTGGTGCTGGTACAGGTAATTctgctcatcatcatcatcatcaaatggGGTCATCAAGAATGGACGGTGACGATGATTCAAGCCACCAGAGCCAAAGGGAAGCCGTTAATCGACATGATCCAAGTATTTACCATCACCACTCTCAGGAATTTTAGCCACCTAGCTAGCCAGCTCCATCCATCGACAGCAACTAcaactctatatatatatatatattcatatatatgATCGATATCTATTTCTCTAAATGAATATATGTCAATGGATGATGATGAATGAACAAAAGACAAGCAAGCACTGGAATTGAGTTATATAATACGCTTTTGTCagtactttcttttttcctttttttttcacttttttttttgttttcttttttttggtttattggGATTTTGTTTATAGGCTTTGAATGATCATTGATAAGAAGTTGCAGTTTCATTGAAGATGGGATGATGAATGAGATGAGACAAGGAGAATCTGAGATTTTGCTCTCTGATGGATGGAGGAGAGAGACGCAGGTCAATCTTTTCAAACTCGGCCTGTCAActc from Citrus sinensis cultivar Valencia sweet orange chromosome 9, DVS_A1.0, whole genome shotgun sequence carries:
- the LOC102611049 gene encoding BTB/POZ domain and ankyrin repeat-containing protein NOOT1-like isoform X4 — its product is MTLEESLRSLSLDYLNLLINGQAFSDVTFSVEGRLVHAHRCILAARSLFFRKFFCGPDPPSGLDPATASRINQGPPSPASRPTGVIPVNSVGYEVFLLLLQFLYSGQVSIVPQKHEPRPNCGERGCWHTHCTSAVDLALDTLAAARYFGVEQLALLTQKQLANMVEKASIEDVMKVLIASRKQDMHQLWTTCSHLVAKSGLPPEVLAKHLPIEVVAKIEDLRHKSSLARRSLISHHHHHHHHDLSAAAAADLEDQKIRRMRRALDSSDVELVKLMVMGEGLNLDEALALHYAVENCSREVVKALLELGAADVNYPAGPAGKTPLHIAAEMVSPDMVAVLLDHHADPNVRTVDGVTPLDILRTLTSDFLFKGAVPGLTHIEPNKLRLCLELVQSAALVLSREEGNSAHHHHHQMGSSRMDGDDDSSHQSQREAVNRHDPSFE
- the LOC102611049 gene encoding BTB/POZ domain and ankyrin repeat-containing protein NOOT1-like isoform X3; this encodes MTLEESLRSLSLDYLNLLINGQAFSDVTFSVEGRLVHAHRCILAARSLFFRKFFCGPDPPSGLDPATASRINQGPPSPASRPTGVIPVNSVGYEVFLLLLQFLYSGQVSIVPQKHEPRPNCGERGCWHTHCTSAVDLALDTLAAARYFGVEQLALLTQKQLANMVEKASIEDVMKVLIASRKQDMHQLWTTCSHLVAKSGLPPEVLAKHLPIEVVAKIEDLRHKSSLARRSLISHHHHHHHHDLSAAAAADLEDQKIRRMRRALDSSDVELVKLMVMGEGLNLDEALALHYAVENCSREVVKALLELGAADVNYPAGPAGKTPLHIAAEMVSPDMVAVLLDHHADPNVRTVDGVTPLDILRTLTSDFLFKGAVPGLTHIEPNKLRLCLELVQSAALVLSREEGNSAHHHHHQMGSSRMDGDDDSSHQSQREAVNRHDPSIYHHHSQEF
- the LOC102611049 gene encoding BTB/POZ domain and ankyrin repeat-containing protein COCH-like isoform X1, which translates into the protein MTLEESLRSLSLDYLNLLINGQAFSDVTFSVEGRLVHAHRCILAARSLFFRKFFCGPDPPSGLDPATASRINQGPPSPASRPTGVIPVNSVGYEVFLLLLQFLYSGQVSIVPQKHEPRPNCGERGCWHTHCTSAVDLALDTLAAARYFGVEQLALLTQKQLANMVEKASIEDVMKVLIASRKQDMHQLWTTCSHLVAKSGLPPEVLAKHLPIEVVAKIEDLRHKSSLARRSLISHHHHHHHHDLSAAAAADLEDQKIRRMRRALDSSDVELVKLMVMGEGLNLDEALALHYAVENCSREVVKALLELGAADVNYPAGPAGKTPLHIAAEMVSPDMVAVLLDHHADPNVRTVDGVTPLDILRTLTSDFLFKGAVPGLTHIEPNKLRLCLELVQSAALVLSREEGILNEPSSSTATVIYPPPMSCCSEEVHNNSSSGSATINNNSLNLDSSRLVYLNLGAGTGNSAHHHHHQMGSSRMDGDDDSSHQSQREAVNRHDPSIYHHHSQEF
- the LOC102611049 gene encoding BTB/POZ domain and ankyrin repeat-containing protein COCH-like isoform X2, whose product is MTLEESLRSLSLDYLNLLINGQAFSDVTFSVEGRLVHAHRCILAARSLFFRKFFCGPDPPSGLDPATASRINQGPPSPASRPTGVIPVNSVGYEVFLLLLQFLYSGQVSIVPQKHEPRPNCGERGCWHTHCTSAVDLALDTLAAARYFGVEQLALLTQKQLANMVEKASIEDVMKVLIASRKQDMHQLWTTCSHLVAKSGLPPEVLAKHLPIEVVAKIEDLRHKSSLARRSLISHHHHHHHHDLSAAAAADLEDQKIRRMRRALDSSDVELVKLMVMGEGLNLDEALALHYAVENCSREVVKALLELGAADVNYPAGPAGKTPLHIAAEMVSPDMVAVLLDHHADPNVRTVDGVTPLDILRTLTSDFLFKGAVPGLTHIEPNKLRLCLELVQSAALVLSREEGILNEPSSSTATVIYPPPMSCCSEEVHNNSSSGSATINNNSLNLDSSRLVYLNLGAGTGNSAHHHHHQMGSSRMDGDDDSSHQSQREAVNRHDPSFE